In Hamadaea flava, a genomic segment contains:
- the upp gene encoding uracil phosphoribosyltransferase — protein MDVLVVDHPLAQSRLTAMRDARTDSATFRAALHELSTMLAYEAARSFAAEKYPVQTPVATAQGTKLANPPLIVPVLRAGLGMADAVLALLPESSMGFVGLARDEHTFEPRAYMESLPADLRGLPVLVLDPMLATGGSLEHCCRLLVDRGCTDITVLSVICAPEGIARLEGSGLPIRLVTASVDERLNEQMFIVPGLGDAGDRQFGGMPRF, from the coding sequence GTGGACGTACTCGTCGTTGATCACCCGCTCGCCCAGTCCCGGCTGACCGCCATGCGCGACGCCCGCACGGACTCCGCGACGTTCCGGGCCGCCCTGCACGAGCTGAGCACCATGCTCGCGTACGAAGCCGCGCGGTCCTTCGCGGCCGAGAAGTACCCGGTGCAGACCCCGGTCGCCACCGCGCAGGGCACCAAACTGGCCAACCCGCCGCTGATCGTGCCGGTGCTGCGCGCCGGACTCGGCATGGCCGACGCCGTCCTGGCCCTGCTCCCGGAGTCGTCCATGGGCTTCGTCGGGCTGGCCCGCGACGAGCACACCTTCGAGCCGCGGGCGTACATGGAGTCGCTGCCGGCCGACCTGCGCGGCCTGCCGGTGCTCGTCCTCGACCCGATGCTGGCCACCGGCGGCTCGCTGGAGCACTGCTGCCGGCTGCTGGTCGACCGGGGCTGCACCGACATCACCGTGCTCAGCGTCATCTGCGCGCCCGAGGGCATCGCCCGCCTGGAGGGATCCGGGCTGCCGATCCGGCTCGTCACCGCCAGCGTCGACGAGCGCCTGAACGAGCAGATGTTCATCGTCCCCGGCCTGGGCGACGCCGGCGACCGCCAATTCGGCGGCATGCCCCGCTTCTGA